The sequence GGGGAAAATCCTCAGCTGGTTGGCAAACTAATATTATGGCCCCCCTGAACCACCAGAATCAAGGGTCTGGGCctatatttttaaagggacactgtcaacttatAATcgtattaatttttaattttaaaaaactaattggATCACCCTGACCGTTTTAATTTTAAGGTACAACATTATGGTGCAAAAACATGTGGAAATTATGCctatttttatgaaaatgttttcttctgttgGGTCAGTGTAAATATTAGGGATTTTTGTCCTTTCCTTTTGTTTCAGTTCAATGCTAAATTAGCAAGAGTTCagaataaaacaacaaaatcatATCCAGATACCACTGTCTTGCCTCAAAACATATACAGAAGGGTATGTGTTTTTAATAGCTTTTTCCTAAAAATGTCTGTGGGTTGCAAATACTGTTGCTACCATATGTTTATATAGAGTATCTAGCTGGTATTTCTGTATGAGATGCAAGGTTTTAAAGTGCAGCttgctttgaaaagtgactttgtaaaaatggcaATGTGCCGCTCCTTGTTTATTGTGCCACCATGGCTCCAAACCATATTGCTCATTTACCAAGTAAAACAATGATTTTTCTATGTATCTGAAAGTGAAGCTTTGATCCTTCCAGCTCATGTGTCATTCCCAGCACTAAAGATTCTAGGGGACAGATTCTATCAATTACTCCTATACAACCCCAGTGTGTTAAGTGGAGGCTCCAAAGAGAGGCATAATTTGCCTCAGTCAGACCACCAGTATCCTGTCCAACTAACAATGTCCAGAAGGAGGAAGCAACAACCAGTGGATTTGATTGCAGTGTGCATCCCccaattaagggcctgatccaaagcctattgaagccTGCTGACTgtctttctattaacttcaatagagtttggatcaagccctaaatattCCTGTATATAGCTGTCACATGTTGGCAGCTATGCACGACGTGCAGCCCCACCATAGCCTTCCAGCTTTCATTGATTATGTTCTTTCCAGTATGATGATGTCACGGTTACCACAGAACCATTCTGGTGCCAGCTTATGGAGGTCAGGGGATAGGATTGAGgatttactatttattattatatatctTAAAGtgtatgtaataataataaactctGAAAATTTTAAACATAGCACCAGGcgggtttttttaagtatatgCATGATCCCTTGCTTCAGGGACTTAATTTTACTGCCATTTGCACATAACCTTCAAATAAGCTTGAATTTTTTTGTagatgtttaaatatattttgttaaaataatacCCATACACAATCAAACATCTACTATTGCTTTCATTCCAGTGTAAGGTGAGGATTGTGGGATTTAAGATTGGCCATGTactaacaaagcacttaagcacatgtttaactttacctTGAATTgtccttttgacttcaatggcagtattcgtatgcttaaagttaaattgTGCATTGTGCACATGCTTTTCTAGATTAGGGCCATTAGGTTGTCAAAGAAAGAGGATTTTGTGAGAATTATCCTTGTAAAATACATATTATTATGTTCTCTTTATTGTACTTAGGATAATTTTTCATTAGTAGCATCATGTTGTGTTGATACAGTGGAGTCACATCATACACGCATTTAACTTATGTGAATTCAACTATATGCGCAtggcaaaaaaaagagagacaacaATAACTCATGGTGGTGGAGTACTGTACAGGAGTAGACGGCAGAGCGCTCGGGGTCGATTGCTGCCCGCCGGGCTAGTGAGCATCTCGctgtgtgattctagtgtttaaagatacgtaTTTTTTGCACAACATGGCCCCAAAACACAATCCAATTACTTCATCTGGTACTCAACcgaagaaacagcgatctgttccaatgctgaaggaaaaactggctgtgctggacttattgagagacggtATGTCAGTCTCCAATGTGGCAcgtaaatatggccgcaacgaatctagcatctgtgccatcaagatgagagagagagaaatttgtcaagctgtggcatcaagtgctccaataactgctaaggtaaTAAGCCAGGTGTGTGATAAgacttcagtgaagactgaaaaggcattaaacttttggctggaagacatgaaccgtaaacctgtgcctatcaatggcaacacattgtgagaaaaggctcttaaCTTCTATGcactgttcaaacctcccgccgaagagggacagccttctgatgagaaccaattcaaagccagccaaggttggcttaacagttttaggaaccgcttcaacctcaaaaatgtgcagactactggtgaagctgcatctgccaatgaagaggcagcaaaagcctaccccgaacaattaaagaaaatcacagaagaaaagggctatcttcccaaacaagtttttaatgctgacgagactgggctcttctgagggaaaaaaaatgcccaactgcacttacactttgaaatcagaaagacaagcccccgGCTTCAAAGCAGTtaaagaccgtgtgactgtgttgttttgtggcaatgcggctgggcatttaataaagccgggcttgctctacagggcttcAAATCCCTGtaccctaaaaggcaagaacaaaaatctcctgctgtgttctggcaatcaaataaaaagtcTTGGGTGACGgtgcattatttctggattggttccacaagtgtttcattccagaggtcaAGCAGTACCTTGAAGAGGAAGGACtcgactttaaagtgttgctggtcatagacaatgctcctggccatccTGAGGCACTCCGGTTTGCACATAACGACGCTGAAGTCatctttctcccttttttattctttcattcttgtgtctctctctctttttgactaTACGTGATTTTCGCCTTACAccctgactttagaacctaacccccgcgtaagatgcgactccactgtacaCCTATGCTGTATTTCAGTTCCAAATTTTAATTACcacaacattttatttatatttctatagAAACTTCAGCATctccaggaggaaaaaaacaaggaaattgaAATTCTCCGTAACACTATTAAAGACTTAGAGCAACGACTCAGCAGTGGCCCAGATTCTCTCCTCAAACGAAGGCGGTTTTGAGAGTAACTTTTAATATGCAGTACTGAAATAGTTTCTTGATTTAATACAActgaaaaatatattataaatgcaATAGCCCAAGCTATGTACTtggaaagtgaaaacaaaatataagGCAACTCTGGAATGCCATctattttttattgaaaactcCCTTATCAAATATACCATACATCTATATTCTCCTTATATTCAGTACTGCTTTCTTGCTTATTAGCGTTCACCATAAAAGGATTCAGGTTTTGTAGGAGACACAGTTTCCCTATTAAACCATCATTAACTATGGCATGTGCTTTCAAAGCATTCATCTctattctcttttctttcttccatgaTCCTTCAAATTAAACACGTTGTTTTCAGTTCAGTTAAGGTAGTCAAATTGTAAGAATAACTACACCAAGAGAGACATTATACAAGTTTCATTCGTAAGTTACATTAataatctatatatatatatatatatatatatatatatatatatatggctaaATTTAACCCTGGCATAAATAGGTGCAATTCAGTGAGAGTTGTGTTTGCTTATATCAGGATTGAATTTGATTCATAACCTTGTTTCATGACCTGATTCCACATCAAGATCTACTAACACTGCCCCCTGTGCCCATGCAGAATCCAATTGTCTTCAGTAGGGCTTCACAAAGGTACAGGAGTCCTTGCTAATGGATACTGAtacaggatctggtccttaaACTATAAGAATATCAAAGAGTACAAAAATTATTACTTTTGAAGAATGCAATTTTTGGCATCTAGTTTAcagctgaaataaaatattgttatgGCAAGTTGCTCTTGAATAAGCTTTTTGTGTGTATCAAAAACAGTATGATTGGATCACTTTCATAGCTCCTTTTTTAGttgagaaaaaaattaactttttaatatttCCTGTTCTTCAGAAATAAGTAATAAAACATTATTAGAATGTCTTTTCTGCCTTTCTTCTATTCTTGGTTGCTAAATATCAAACAGACGCCCCTAGGTTATAGTTTATGCTTCTGTCCTCATTAATGCAAGCAGAATATTAGGAGAGAAACGAGAAAGACATATTAACCAAATACTGTAGACACTCTTCAACTAGCACTGAAAAAACAAGCTATGGCttaggtaattttttaaaaaacccagaaaaataaCCCTCTACTGATGGTATTGTAACACACATCAAATTGTTTTCAGTCTTATATTTTAACTTCTCTACGCTTCTCCATTTCCTGTCTAGGGTATTAATCTGATACGTTTGAAGTTTGTTATTACAAGTTGTATTATAATTAAATGCATTAAAATTGAAGGGATCTTTCCTGATGTTAAAATGTTTAGTTTGCTTTTCATGCTCAGTTTCCTGACTTTCCGTCTCACTGTCAGGTGTCAGATGTTTCATGCTCACTTGCTGCTGGTGAACGTCAAGCAGCTGTGGGCAGACGTCACTGTCAAGATTCAGTGATGGTCTCTGCTAACAGCTGGCCATGTCACCTGCAGGAAGATGGGAGTTCTTCCTGACAGTgtcaggtggctgcatttcctgaTTCTTCAAACAACAGGTGTCTGCAGTGTCAACATCAGCTACTAGAAGTTGACTGTGACACTTTCTGCCAGTTTCAGGTTAACTGATTCTTTCAGCTGGCAGTTCCTTTTTTTCAAAGCCTCTTAACTTGTGTAGGAACATTCCCCACTTCTCTTTGTGGGGCAGTTTCTACATTTGGTTGACTACCTTTCTGACCCTGTCTATTACGACCCACAACCCTGTTATAACGTTGACTGCTCTGGTGGGAATGATGTCTTGGAGCTTGAGCAGAATCCTGTTGAGTCTGATCTTCTGAAAGCTGGAACCCTTCCTGGTGGTGGTGCCTGTGTCCATGATGTCTTTGTTGATTGTGGTGGTGTGAATGGTTGTTGTGTGGCTTCGGTGCTTCTTCAGCTGGCTTTTCGTCTGCTGTCtgagatatgtttttgcatatATCTTCAACAACTGATGTCTGGAAAATATAAGTTCATACAATAAAAATGTATGAAGAATCATCTGAAGTAAACAGGGTTAGTTTTAAAATCTCAATTAACTGATGTCATTATTAcagtaactgaaaacaaaaacttaATCAAATCAACATAAAATATTGTCATTGCTTAGGTATTTTTGTTCAAGTtatcatttttaaatatgtttttgaaaGCCATATCTGTAACATGAACAAATTAAAGGCTAGATTTTGTTGCAGTAGGGCAACCTGCATAACAGCTCCCAGCACTCACGGGAGTGCTGGAACTTTGCAAAAGATGGTCTCACCAGAAGTAAGCTGGcatggagaaggagaaggagaaggagaagcaggTCAGCTGACTAGGGGAATTTTTCAGCATCTCAAAGGGTATCATCAATTGCTGCCCCCCATTGTAGAAGAGGAGCTGAGGAGGAATTGTGCCTCTGAGGGCTTTCTCTGAGGCATAGTGTCTCCCTATGTCCCCCAGGTGCATTATGCGTATACTCTGCCACTTACTTCAGGCTGTGTCTTAATGGCACAATTTAGCCCTAAATATTTCACTCTGATACGGCCAAATTGCACAGCCCATTGGTTGGCTTCATATTCCCCAGATGACAAGAATAGGCACTGGCCCTTCTGCTGCCTATCAACTAGCAGCACGAGCAGTGGTTGCATTATGCATATCAGCAAATCACTAAGGTTAATGGGTAATATCctggcctcattaaagtcaatgacttCACTGAGACCAGGGTTTCACCCAATATGTACAAATTACACATCCAacctaatttccattgacttcaataaagctaGGTTTTCACCCATACAATTCAACAGTAAAACTATCATTGGCTTCAGCAGGACCAAGATCAGGCCTAAAGGCAAATTCAGAAGTGCTCAAAATAAGTCAAATGTGACATTTTATAGTTTACAGAGGTATTAATGATCatttcaaaagttaggaagtgtcTAGAGAATGTCACATTAATTAGAAAGACGAGAATCTCAGAACTCTGTTGGTTTTCTGTTTTGCTGATTATACACACAACTAAGTAAACAGAATTGGCAGCCAAGCCAGGATTTAGATTTCTCAAAATGATTCACATTTTTACACAAGGGCAGCAATTTAGCCCTTATATTTCAATCTTTTCTGAGCTCAAGTTgatccattttgaaaaatgtgtaaCAAATTACTTAATAATTGAGGAGTCATAAAATGGCCAGGTTGGTGAACAATGGCTTTTGGGATTAATCAGGTAGAAATAGTTCCTTTAAACATCAGTCAATCTCACTTCCCCTcccaatatatttatatatataaaaaaagaataaaattaggAAAATACCATATAAGAACAATTTCCACACTTGTATTCACAGTATGCAATCTTAATAGATTCTTCCACATATGGGAAAGTCAGGAAGCTATAAGGCAGACCAAGATGATACACCAGACGGCCACACCTAAGAAGAGAATGAGATTTACAGTTAtacaaaaaacccagaaaatatTACTATTATTCTTTGTGTTACTGTACTgcccaggagccctagtcatggaccacgACCCCActgtgctgtacaagcacagaacagaaagatgctCCCTGTCCCCAAATGTTTACAATCTATAATGTGCAGTTTCAACATATTGCAAATGTAAATTTAATTCTGTAAAAATAGAACTCTTCCttacacccagctctgcctgaataaagactatgggccaaatcctaggAATGTTCTTAACAATAAGACAAAAACAGTTGTCAATCTGATACATGGGGGTGGCGAAGACAACAGTAGCCGAAACACCATGCACACGTTCCTCTCCAGGAAAAAGATCATTGCAGTTAGTCCTCAAAACTTCCCAGCAGGAGGGATTGTGGACAAGCTAGGGGTGTAGTTGGTGCATCCATGCACTGCGCTGGGTGAAAACTCCATATGTAGATAGGAGCCTTGAGTTACACCTGCTTCTTGTTTCCATGCTGCATGAAATGGCACAGACAGGGTACTCAGATGGGGCTGAGGTTTAGTTCATCAAACCTAGGATGTTTTCACATGAGGAAAATATGTTTATTTGGACTTTGCTCTATGCTCCAGGATTTGGCTGTAGATAAGGACATTGACCTACGATACTGTTAACTCATCTACAtagttatttcttttttaaaaaaccctatttaagcaacacaaatattttctttctacTCAATAAACCCACAAATGTCTAAATGGATTTACCCCTCCTTTTCTCACACAGACAGCCTTTTAGGTTCAGATTAAATATGCTAAATAAATTTTCAGTGTAAATCAGACTCAGAATCAAATGTCCTAGTgttatgtaaatataaaaaatgagCAAGTGTGATTGGAATCctagaccaaattctgctctgttactctgatctaaatccagagtaactgcaTTGAAAAGAATGAagctattccagatttacactgatttaaatAACAGCAAAATTTGGTCCATATTAGTTATTCTCTGACTGTAAAAGGTGAAAAAGACTTTACTTTGCTTAATGGCATTTAAAAAACCGAATATGATGCACTTGTTATGAGATAAAGGGCTTTTGGCAAGCAAATGAAAAAATACTCATTCTGTTGGGTTACAAAATACAACACTAAATTAATATAAAGCATTTACTAATTTCTCCTTTATATACAGACCTGTCATAGATAAGAAAATCATCTTTGTTTCCGTTTAAAGTAGTCCAGACATCAGTTTGATTCTCATCCTGCTGGTATACAGTAATATTCTCCGATACCTTCTCCTTCAGTGTGTGAATTTTCAGTTGGGAATGGATTCCTTGATGATTAACCA is a genomic window of Dermochelys coriacea isolate rDerCor1 chromosome 5, rDerCor1.pri.v4, whole genome shotgun sequence containing:
- the LOC119855810 gene encoding selenoprotein P translates to MWGGLGLALVLCLLPGGGTESQGSSAHCKEPPEWHIEEHSPMLNSRGSVTVVALLQASUYLCLLQASRLEDLRVKLENEGLVNISYMVVNHQGIHSQLKIHTLKEKVSENITVYQQDENQTDVWTTLNGNKDDFLIYDRCGRLVYHLGLPYSFLTFPYVEESIKIAYCEYKCGNCSYMTSVVEDICKNISQTADEKPAEEAPKPHNNHSHHHNQQRHHGHRHHHQEGFQLSEDQTQQDSAQAPRHHSHQSSQRYNRVVGRNRQGQKGSQPNVETAPQREVGNVPTQVKRLUKKGTAS